One window of the Rosa rugosa chromosome 3, drRosRugo1.1, whole genome shotgun sequence genome contains the following:
- the LOC133740857 gene encoding uncharacterized protein LOC133740857, whose product MGICSSSTSVATAKLILQDGQLQEFSDPVRASYVLQKISSPGFVCDADDMDFGGFVTAVNGEEELQLGQLYFVLPVSWLNKPLRAEEMAALAVRASLALGNMRRSNRCCCKGGDDQIVFSTIKKDVKPKMAAGSGSFGVHRDTVRKRRGRSGRHGGGGSYTSMAKLSVILEDEDREEGGEIWVLE is encoded by the coding sequence ATGGGCATTTGCAGCTCGTCAACCTCCGTGGCCACAGCCAAATTGATTCTCCAAGATGGGCAGCTCCAAGAATTCTCAGACCCAGTTAGGGCATCCTACGTACTGCAGAAGATCAGCTCCCCGGGCTTTGTATGTGACGCCGACGACATGGATTTCGGAGGCTTTGTTACAGCTGTTAATGGGGAAGAAGAGCTTCAGCTGGGTCAGCTTTACTTTGTGTTGCCGGTGAGTTGGTTGAATAAGCCGCTTCGGGCAGAGGAGATGGCGGCTTTGGCTGTTAGGGCAAGTTTGGCGCTTGGCAATATGAGACGGAGTAATAGGTGTTGTTGTAAAGGAGGGGATGATCAAATTGTATTTAGTACTATTAAGAAGGATGTCAAGCCTAAGATGGCAGCCGGCAGCGGCAGTTTTGGCGTTCATCGAGACACAGTGAGGAAAAGAAGAGGGAGAAGCGGACGccatggtggtggtggaagTTATACCTCTATGGCAAAGTTGAGTGTGATTTTGGAAGACGAGGATAGGGAAGAGGGTGGTGAGATTTGGGTTCTGGAATGA